A window of Parasynechococcus marenigrum WH 8102 contains these coding sequences:
- the ahcY gene encoding adenosylhomocysteinase, producing MVAAPTTATELKLGVDCVIADINQAAFGRKELDIAETEMPGLMALREKYGTEKPLKGARIAGSLHMTIQTACLIETLVELGAEVRWASCNIFSTQDHAAAAIAAQNIPVFAVKGETLEEYWEYTHRILEWGDGGSPNMILDDGGDATGLVMLGSKAEQDITVLDNPSNEEETFLFASIKKKLAQDPTFYSRTKAEIQGVTEETTTGVARLYKMQKSGELPFPAINVNDSVTKSKFDNLYGCRESLVDSIKRATDVMVAGKQALVMGYGDVGKGSAQSLRGLGATVCIAEVDPICALQAAMEGYRVVRLEDVVEEMDIFVTATGNYQVIRNEHLEKMKDEAIVCNIGHFDNEIDVASLKGYEWDNIKPQVDHITLPSGNRIILLAEGRLVNLGCATGHPSFVMSNSFTNQVLAQIELFTKGNEYGKEVYVLPKHLDEMVARLHLDRIGAKLTELSKDQADYINVPVEGPYKPDHYRY from the coding sequence ATGGTGGCAGCGCCCACAACCGCGACGGAACTCAAGCTTGGTGTCGATTGCGTTATTGCCGACATCAATCAGGCCGCCTTCGGCCGTAAGGAGCTCGACATCGCCGAGACCGAAATGCCCGGTCTGATGGCGCTGCGCGAGAAGTACGGCACGGAGAAGCCGCTGAAGGGCGCCCGCATCGCAGGCTCTCTGCACATGACGATCCAGACCGCCTGTCTGATTGAGACCCTGGTGGAGCTGGGCGCCGAGGTGCGCTGGGCCTCCTGCAACATCTTCTCTACCCAGGATCACGCCGCTGCTGCCATTGCAGCCCAAAACATTCCGGTGTTCGCAGTTAAGGGTGAAACCCTTGAGGAGTACTGGGAGTACACCCACCGCATCCTCGAGTGGGGCGACGGTGGTTCCCCCAACATGATCCTGGACGACGGTGGTGATGCCACCGGTCTGGTGATGCTGGGCAGCAAGGCCGAGCAGGACATCACCGTTCTGGACAACCCCTCCAACGAAGAGGAGACCTTCCTGTTCGCGTCGATCAAGAAGAAGCTGGCCCAGGACCCCACCTTCTATTCACGGACCAAAGCCGAGATCCAGGGCGTCACGGAAGAGACCACCACGGGTGTGGCTCGCCTTTACAAGATGCAGAAGAGCGGTGAACTGCCCTTCCCCGCTATCAACGTCAACGACTCCGTCACCAAGAGCAAGTTCGACAACCTCTACGGCTGCCGCGAGTCGCTGGTGGACAGCATCAAGCGTGCCACCGATGTGATGGTGGCCGGCAAGCAGGCCCTGGTGATGGGCTACGGCGATGTGGGTAAGGGCTCAGCCCAGTCCCTGCGCGGTCTTGGTGCCACCGTCTGCATCGCCGAAGTGGATCCCATCTGTGCCCTGCAGGCCGCTATGGAGGGTTACCGCGTTGTCCGTCTTGAGGACGTGGTCGAGGAGATGGACATCTTCGTGACCGCCACCGGCAACTACCAGGTGATCCGCAACGAGCACCTGGAGAAGATGAAGGACGAGGCCATCGTCTGCAATATCGGCCATTTCGACAACGAGATCGATGTTGCCTCCCTCAAGGGCTACGAGTGGGACAACATCAAGCCCCAGGTCGACCACATCACCTTGCCCAGCGGCAACCGCATCATCCTGCTGGCGGAAGGCCGCCTGGTGAACCTGGGCTGCGCCACCGGCCACCCCAGCTTCGTGATGAGCAACTCCTTCACCAACCAGGTGCTGGCTCAGATCGAGCTGTTCACCAAGGGCAACGAGTACGGAAAAGAGGTGTACGTGCTGCCCAAGCACCTCGATGAGATGGTGGCCCGTCTCCACCTGGATCGCATCGGCGCCAAGCTCACCGAGCTGAGCAAAGACCAGGCCGATTACATCAACGTGCCCGTTGAAGGTCCCTATAAGCCCGACCACTACCGCTATTGA
- a CDS encoding DedA family protein yields MGLSDVITQLPQLIGQAVEANQWLGYTAIFAAMFLENLFPPIPSELIMPLGGFYVQQGQLDLVPVVLAGLLGTVLGALPWYGIGRLINEERIEQWLGNHGRWIGISPEELGRSRRWFGRYGTALVFWGRLVPGIRTLISVPAGIEMMPMAPFLLWTTAGSLIWTLLLTVAGMVLGEGYNTVELWIDPVSKAVKVLLVVAVLSGAIWLGLRVWRRRQSSD; encoded by the coding sequence ATGGGGCTTTCTGATGTCATCACGCAGCTGCCTCAGCTGATCGGCCAGGCGGTGGAGGCGAACCAATGGCTTGGCTACACCGCCATCTTCGCGGCGATGTTCCTCGAGAACCTGTTCCCGCCGATTCCCTCCGAGCTGATCATGCCGCTTGGAGGTTTTTATGTGCAGCAGGGTCAGCTTGATCTGGTGCCAGTCGTGCTGGCCGGACTGCTGGGAACGGTGCTCGGCGCTCTTCCTTGGTATGGGATTGGACGACTGATCAACGAAGAGAGAATTGAACAGTGGCTTGGCAACCACGGTCGCTGGATCGGCATCAGCCCTGAAGAACTGGGGCGCAGTCGTCGCTGGTTCGGACGCTACGGAACCGCACTTGTGTTTTGGGGGCGTTTGGTGCCCGGCATCCGCACCTTGATCTCCGTGCCGGCTGGCATTGAGATGATGCCGATGGCACCGTTTCTGCTTTGGACGACTGCCGGCAGCCTGATCTGGACCCTCCTGCTCACCGTGGCGGGGATGGTGCTCGGCGAGGGCTACAACACCGTTGAACTGTGGATCGATCCGGTCTCCAAAGCTGTGAAAGTGCTGCTGGTGGTGGCTGTTCTCTCTGGGGCGATCTGGTTAGGGCTGCGGGTCTGGCGCCGGCGTCAGTCGTCCGACTGA
- a CDS encoding single-stranded DNA-binding protein produces MGVNSVTLVGRAGRDPEVRYFESGSMVANLTMAVNRRSRDDEPDWFNLEIWGKQAQVAADYVKKGSLLGIIGSVKLDRWTDRNSGEERSKPVVRVDRLELLGSKRDNQEAAGSFGGQASDEEIPF; encoded by the coding sequence ATGGGCGTGAATTCCGTCACCCTCGTCGGCCGAGCCGGTCGCGACCCCGAAGTGCGTTACTTCGAATCCGGCAGCATGGTCGCCAATCTCACCATGGCCGTGAATCGCCGCAGCCGCGACGACGAGCCCGACTGGTTCAACCTCGAGATCTGGGGCAAACAGGCTCAGGTGGCCGCTGACTACGTGAAAAAAGGCTCCCTGCTGGGCATCATCGGCAGCGTCAAGCTGGATCGCTGGACCGACCGCAACAGCGGTGAAGAACGGAGCAAGCCGGTTGTACGCGTCGATCGTCTTGAACTGCTTGGCTCCAAGCGGGACAACCAGGAAGCCGCTGGCAGCTTTGGCGGCCAGGCTTCTGATGAAGAGATCCCCTTCTGA
- a CDS encoding rod shape-determining protein: MLFRRFQLSRDIGIDLGTANTLIYVSGKGIVLQEPSVVALDLERGTPLAVGDEAKLMLGRTPGNIRAVRPLRDGVIADFDAAEQMLKTFITKGNEGRGIMAPRLVVGIPSGVTGVERRAVREAGMAGAREVHLIDEPVAAAIGAGLPVTEPVGTMIVDIGGGTTEVAVLSLGGTVLSESVRVAGDEITDAIGVYLKKVHNMVVGERTAEDIKIRVGSAFPDDAFDQESMDVRGLHLLSGLPRTINLRAGDLREAIAEPLNVIVEAVKRTLERTPPELAADIVDRGIMLAGGGALVRGISDLISHETGIFVHIAEDPLLCVVNGCGQVLEDWKRLQRVVDTPEFIRSPAGA; this comes from the coding sequence GTGCTGTTTCGTCGTTTCCAGCTGTCTCGCGACATCGGCATCGACCTTGGCACCGCCAACACGCTGATCTATGTGTCAGGGAAGGGCATTGTGTTGCAGGAGCCGTCGGTAGTCGCGCTGGATCTTGAGCGCGGCACACCACTGGCTGTGGGTGATGAGGCGAAGTTGATGCTGGGTCGGACCCCAGGCAACATTCGCGCTGTACGGCCTCTGCGCGATGGTGTGATTGCCGACTTCGATGCGGCTGAGCAGATGCTCAAGACCTTCATCACCAAAGGCAATGAAGGGCGCGGCATCATGGCTCCCCGTTTGGTGGTGGGTATCCCCAGCGGTGTGACCGGTGTTGAACGTCGCGCAGTGCGAGAAGCGGGCATGGCCGGTGCAAGGGAAGTGCATCTGATCGATGAACCAGTGGCAGCCGCCATTGGTGCGGGCCTGCCGGTGACGGAACCCGTCGGCACGATGATTGTTGACATCGGCGGTGGCACGACTGAGGTGGCCGTTTTGAGTCTCGGTGGCACGGTGCTGAGTGAGTCCGTGCGCGTCGCCGGTGATGAAATCACCGATGCGATCGGGGTTTACCTCAAGAAGGTGCACAACATGGTGGTCGGTGAACGCACCGCTGAGGACATCAAGATTCGCGTCGGCTCTGCATTCCCCGATGACGCCTTTGACCAGGAGTCAATGGATGTACGTGGCCTGCATCTCCTCTCCGGCCTGCCTCGTACGATCAATTTGAGAGCAGGCGATCTTCGAGAAGCGATTGCCGAGCCCCTCAACGTGATCGTTGAGGCGGTGAAGCGCACCCTGGAGCGCACCCCACCTGAGTTGGCTGCCGACATCGTCGATCGAGGCATCATGCTGGCCGGTGGTGGAGCGTTGGTGCGCGGTATCAGTGATCTGATCAGCCACGAGACGGGCATCTTTGTACACATCGCAGAAGACCCTCTCCTCTGCGTGGTCAATGGTTGTGGCCAGGTGTTGGAGGACTGGAAGCGCCTCCAACGCGTGGTCGACACCCCGGAATTCATCCGATCACCCGCCGGCGCCTGA
- the mreC gene encoding rod shape-determining protein MreC: MAPSLRPGTSRLRGFAQLTPWLLLISGLIVVRLSKGAGFTDAYALLSRPFWPGPAQREWIVAATDLEQASRLKLLERDNQRLRGLLALQQDGSQAGLVSAAVIARRPRGWWQQLELGKGGLHGIAANDAVIGPGGLLGRVSSTTPATARVKLLTAPGHEIGVWLPRSRRHGLLVGMGSSRPKLRFIDRDPDVRPGDLVSTSPASTLLPPNIPVGVVQAVEEQAAPSTAAVVQLIAAPEAIDWVQIMTR, encoded by the coding sequence ATGGCTCCATCGCTGCGGCCTGGGACGAGTCGTTTGCGGGGATTCGCTCAGCTCACACCGTGGCTTCTGCTGATCTCCGGCCTGATCGTTGTGCGCCTCAGTAAGGGTGCCGGTTTCACCGATGCTTATGCCTTGCTCAGCCGACCGTTCTGGCCCGGTCCAGCGCAGCGGGAATGGATTGTTGCCGCGACCGATCTGGAACAGGCATCCAGGCTGAAATTGCTGGAGAGAGATAACCAACGTCTGCGTGGCCTCCTGGCTCTACAGCAGGACGGCTCTCAGGCTGGTCTGGTGTCTGCGGCGGTGATTGCCCGCCGTCCCCGTGGCTGGTGGCAGCAGCTGGAGCTCGGTAAGGGTGGTCTGCACGGCATCGCCGCGAACGACGCCGTCATCGGGCCCGGAGGACTGCTCGGCCGGGTGTCCAGTACGACGCCAGCCACTGCACGGGTGAAATTGCTGACCGCGCCAGGTCATGAGATCGGTGTTTGGTTGCCCCGCTCTCGCCGCCATGGTCTGCTGGTGGGTATGGGGTCCAGTCGGCCCAAACTTCGCTTCATCGATCGCGATCCGGATGTTCGGCCGGGTGATCTGGTGAGCACATCGCCAGCAAGCACACTGCTGCCGCCCAACATTCCAGTGGGGGTGGTGCAGGCTGTTGAGGAGCAGGCGGCGCCGTCCACCGCCGCTGTGGTGCAGCTGATTGCCGCACCGGAGGCTATCGACTGGGTGCAGATCATGACGCGCTGA
- a CDS encoding ABC transporter substrate-binding protein, translated as MRLSRRKLLIGALAAGMAACGRPRSQQRSLELWTLQLAPKFNDYFADVLGVWQLRHPAAAVRWTDLPWGSVERKLLAAVYARTAPDVVNLNPPFAANLASKGGLTDLTPLLPPHVADLYLPSVWDACRDADAGQIAIPWYLTVRLSLVNRRLMERAGIDQPPSRWEQIPDFARRIRERTGRYGLFITTVPDDSAELLESLVQMGVTLLDGQRRAAFDSPAGRQAFRFWTDLYRQGLLPREVVSQGQRRAIELFQSGDLAMASTGAEFLRSIQVNAPGIAAATEPHLPLTGPDGTANVALMTLAVPQQSARAQEAVDLALFLTNAANQTRFAEQARVLPSSVKALAAVRSSLEQEQPTTEPERQIRRARLLSAQTLTQAGVLVPALPGIKRLQSIVYTQLQRSMLGQLSSDAALGEAAREWNLYSQARWP; from the coding sequence ATGAGACTCAGCCGCCGGAAGCTGCTGATAGGAGCTCTTGCGGCAGGGATGGCGGCCTGCGGTCGACCTCGGTCGCAGCAGCGGTCTCTTGAGCTCTGGACCCTGCAGCTGGCTCCCAAATTCAATGACTACTTCGCTGATGTGCTCGGGGTCTGGCAGCTACGCCACCCAGCTGCAGCCGTCCGCTGGACAGACCTCCCTTGGGGATCAGTGGAGCGCAAGTTGCTGGCGGCCGTTTATGCCCGCACGGCGCCCGATGTGGTGAATCTCAACCCACCGTTTGCCGCCAACCTCGCCAGCAAGGGAGGACTGACAGACCTGACGCCGCTGCTGCCACCGCATGTTGCTGATCTCTATCTACCGTCCGTCTGGGATGCCTGTCGCGATGCCGATGCGGGACAGATTGCAATTCCCTGGTACTTAACGGTCCGGCTCAGCCTGGTCAATCGAAGGTTGATGGAGCGTGCTGGCATTGATCAGCCCCCCAGCCGTTGGGAGCAGATTCCAGACTTTGCGCGCCGGATCCGCGAGCGAACCGGTCGGTACGGACTGTTCATCACGACCGTGCCGGATGACTCGGCGGAGTTGCTGGAATCTTTGGTGCAGATGGGCGTCACCCTGCTGGATGGCCAGCGCCGGGCGGCCTTCGACAGTCCAGCCGGCCGTCAGGCCTTCCGCTTCTGGACGGATCTGTACCGGCAGGGACTGCTTCCCCGGGAGGTGGTCAGCCAGGGGCAGCGCCGAGCGATCGAACTGTTCCAGAGCGGTGATCTAGCGATGGCGTCCACTGGGGCGGAGTTTCTGCGCAGCATTCAGGTGAATGCCCCGGGCATCGCCGCCGCAACAGAACCTCATCTGCCCCTCACAGGACCTGATGGCACGGCCAATGTGGCCCTGATGACCCTGGCAGTTCCGCAGCAGAGTGCGCGGGCCCAGGAGGCCGTGGATCTGGCTTTGTTCCTCACCAATGCTGCCAACCAAACCCGTTTTGCTGAACAGGCCCGGGTGTTGCCCTCTTCCGTTAAAGCTTTGGCGGCGGTGCGCTCGTCTCTGGAGCAGGAACAACCCACCACCGAGCCGGAGCGGCAGATCCGCAGGGCCCGTTTGCTGTCCGCCCAGACCCTTACGCAGGCCGGGGTTCTGGTGCCTGCTCTGCCGGGTATTAAGCGCCTGCAGAGCATCGTGTACACCCAGCTGCAGCGCTCAATGCTGGGGCAGTTGAGCAGCGACGCAGCGCTGGGGGAGGCGGCAAGGGAATGGAACCTTTATTCCCAGGCTCGCTGGCCCTAA
- the rpaB gene encoding response regulator transcription factor RpaB: protein MSGDVLSQPKATVLVVDDEAAVRRVLVMRLQLSGYRVVCAEDGEQALELFHSESPDLVVLDVMLPKLDGFAVCRRLRAESCVPIIFLSAVDAISEKVAGLDLGADDYLPKPFSPKELEARISTILRRVGRGAAEIESRELPTGQGVMCIGELVVDTNRRQVTRGAERINLTYTEFSLLELLFREPGEVVPRAEILEQLWGYPPRRAADLRVVDVYVARLRGKLEPDPRNPELILTVRGIGYCSQRLGETAATA from the coding sequence ATGTCTGGTGACGTCCTGAGCCAACCAAAAGCCACTGTTCTCGTCGTTGATGACGAGGCGGCTGTTAGGCGCGTGCTCGTGATGCGCCTGCAACTTTCCGGCTATCGCGTCGTGTGCGCTGAAGACGGTGAGCAGGCGCTCGAGCTGTTTCACAGCGAGTCGCCAGATCTGGTGGTACTTGATGTGATGCTGCCGAAGCTGGATGGTTTCGCGGTCTGTCGGCGGCTTCGGGCCGAATCCTGCGTGCCGATCATCTTTTTATCTGCCGTCGACGCCATTTCCGAGAAGGTGGCTGGTTTGGACCTTGGAGCCGACGATTACCTGCCGAAACCATTCAGTCCCAAGGAGCTCGAGGCACGCATCTCCACCATTCTGCGCAGAGTTGGACGTGGTGCAGCAGAGATTGAGAGCCGTGAGCTGCCGACAGGTCAGGGAGTGATGTGTATCGGGGAGCTGGTGGTTGATACCAACCGCCGACAGGTCACCCGCGGTGCTGAGCGGATCAACCTCACTTACACCGAATTCAGCCTCTTGGAATTGTTGTTTCGTGAACCCGGTGAGGTGGTGCCACGGGCTGAAATTCTTGAACAGCTGTGGGGGTATCCACCGCGCCGTGCTGCTGACTTGCGGGTGGTGGACGTTTACGTGGCGCGTTTACGGGGCAAATTGGAACCGGATCCACGCAACCCCGAGCTGATCCTCACGGTTCGTGGCATCGGCTACTGCTCTCAGCGTCTGGGGGAGACCGCGGCGACGGCCTGA
- the lysS gene encoding lysine--tRNA ligase, whose product MSELRDTRLEKCQALSDLGQGPYALNFEPTHRMAALHEAHADLPNGEEREVTVSVAGRVMTRRVMGKLAFFTLADETGTIQLFLEKAGLEAQQEGWFKQITGLVDGGDWLGVSGTLRRTDRGELSVKVSDWRMLTKALQPLPDKWHGLADVEKRYRQRYLDLIVSPDSRETFRRRARLVSGIRRWLDQRDFLEIETPVLQSEPGGADARPFETHHNALDLPLTLRIATELHLKRLVVGGFERVYELGRIFRNEGVSTRHNPEFTSVEIYQAYSDYIGMMELTEQMVSAVCQEVCGSCQITYQDTEIDLSPPWRRATMHELVEEATGLDFNSFSSREAAAVAMTGKGLHAPELADSVGRLLNEAFEQAVETTLIQPTFVTDYPVEISPLARPHRSKPGLVERFELFIVGREHANAFSELTDPVDQRQRLEAQQARKAAGDLEAQGLDEDFVTALEVGMPPTGGLGIGIDRLVMLLTDSPSIRDVIAFPLLRPEPRAADAPAMG is encoded by the coding sequence GTGTCTGAGCTGCGCGACACCCGTTTGGAGAAGTGCCAGGCACTGTCTGATCTGGGCCAGGGTCCCTACGCCCTCAACTTTGAGCCGACCCATCGCATGGCGGCCTTGCATGAGGCCCATGCCGACCTCCCCAATGGCGAGGAACGTGAGGTGACGGTGTCCGTCGCCGGGCGGGTGATGACCCGGCGGGTGATGGGCAAGCTCGCCTTTTTCACCCTGGCGGATGAGACCGGCACCATTCAGCTGTTTCTGGAGAAAGCGGGCCTGGAGGCGCAGCAGGAGGGCTGGTTCAAGCAGATCACCGGTCTGGTCGATGGCGGCGACTGGCTTGGGGTGAGCGGCACGCTGCGCCGCACCGATCGCGGTGAGTTGTCGGTGAAGGTGAGCGATTGGCGCATGCTCACCAAGGCGCTGCAACCGCTGCCGGATAAGTGGCACGGCCTGGCCGATGTGGAGAAGCGCTACCGCCAGCGCTATCTCGACCTCATCGTGTCGCCGGACAGCCGGGAGACTTTCCGCCGCCGGGCACGGTTGGTGAGCGGCATCCGCCGCTGGCTGGATCAACGTGATTTTCTCGAAATTGAGACTCCGGTGCTGCAGAGCGAACCGGGCGGTGCCGATGCTCGGCCCTTCGAGACCCACCACAACGCTCTTGATCTTCCCCTCACCCTGCGCATCGCCACCGAACTGCATCTCAAACGCCTGGTGGTGGGTGGCTTCGAGCGGGTGTACGAGCTGGGCCGGATCTTTCGCAATGAAGGGGTCAGCACCCGCCACAACCCGGAATTCACCTCGGTGGAGATCTATCAGGCCTACTCCGATTACATCGGAATGATGGAGCTCACTGAGCAGATGGTCAGCGCCGTTTGCCAGGAGGTGTGCGGCAGTTGCCAGATCACGTACCAGGACACCGAGATTGATCTCAGCCCCCCCTGGCGACGGGCCACCATGCATGAGCTAGTGGAGGAAGCCACCGGTCTTGATTTCAATAGCTTCAGCAGTCGGGAGGCGGCGGCTGTAGCGATGACCGGCAAGGGCCTGCATGCACCTGAACTGGCCGATTCCGTGGGGCGTCTGCTGAATGAAGCGTTCGAGCAGGCGGTGGAGACAACGCTGATTCAACCCACCTTTGTGACCGATTACCCGGTGGAGATTTCACCGTTGGCCCGGCCTCACCGCAGCAAACCCGGCCTGGTGGAACGTTTTGAGCTGTTCATCGTTGGCCGCGAGCATGCCAATGCCTTCAGTGAGCTCACCGATCCGGTGGATCAGCGGCAGCGCCTGGAGGCCCAGCAGGCCCGTAAGGCTGCCGGGGATCTCGAAGCGCAGGGGTTGGATGAAGACTTCGTCACGGCCCTCGAGGTGGGCATGCCTCCCACCGGTGGGTTGGGTATTGGTATCGATCGTTTGGTGATGCTGCTCACGGATAGCCCATCGATCCGTGATGTCATTGCCTTCCCGCTTCTGCGGCCGGAGCCCAGGGCGGCGGATGCCCCCGCAATGGGATAA
- a CDS encoding hercynine metabolism protein has protein sequence MSNWLEQLERELDQRLAAFLSQNPVQEQLFRQQHQLDRARSLQRQRQQLQQDAEEQRKQLLALAADVRAWTERTERAKRAGEKELSKRAEQHLNDLMNQGRTLWMDLADLGRRFKEVDQQLNELSRQQRSGVSSLDRDWALFEADQELEQLRRDAGLS, from the coding sequence ATGAGCAACTGGCTGGAGCAACTGGAACGGGAGCTGGACCAACGGCTGGCTGCGTTTCTGAGCCAAAACCCCGTCCAGGAGCAGTTGTTCAGGCAGCAACATCAGCTGGACCGGGCTCGGTCCCTGCAGCGCCAACGGCAGCAATTGCAACAGGATGCCGAGGAACAGCGAAAACAGCTTCTCGCTCTTGCCGCAGACGTCCGCGCCTGGACGGAGCGCACGGAGCGAGCCAAACGCGCCGGAGAGAAGGAGCTCAGCAAACGAGCTGAACAGCATCTCAACGACCTGATGAATCAGGGACGAACGCTATGGATGGACCTGGCAGACCTCGGCCGGCGCTTCAAGGAAGTGGATCAGCAACTCAACGAACTAAGCCGGCAACAGCGCAGCGGTGTGTCTTCCCTTGATCGGGACTGGGCTCTATTTGAAGCCGACCAGGAACTGGAGCAATTGCGTCGTGATGCTGGTCTGAGCTGA
- a CDS encoding hercynine metabolism small protein, producing the protein MKTEERRQAIKQQREQLIQELEAVYLAAFDRLGGLEGAVGEVKAAQLAQMILNSKTAAIEPLETEIEKPVITTPGSNP; encoded by the coding sequence ATGAAAACCGAGGAACGGCGTCAGGCGATCAAGCAGCAGCGCGAGCAGCTGATCCAGGAGCTGGAGGCTGTGTACCTGGCTGCATTTGATCGTCTTGGTGGACTGGAGGGAGCAGTCGGCGAAGTGAAAGCGGCGCAGTTAGCTCAGATGATCCTCAACTCAAAGACAGCCGCGATCGAACCCCTGGAGACCGAGATCGAGAAACCGGTGATCACCACACCGGGGAGCAACCCATGA
- the egtD gene encoding L-histidine N(alpha)-methyltransferase, with amino-acid sequence MTIELLDLHPEPADLRRLVEEGLRSSPRQLPAWLLYDGEGSRLFAAICEQPEYSLTRTELALLDQHAKAMAAAVGKGVMVEFGIGHAPKVSPLLNAMEASSFVALDISRSALQEALEGLKADHPTVSMLGICCDHSQLDVLPAHPLLDGQPLVGFFPGSSLGNFRPDEAVELLRRFRHLLRGGPLLLGLDQPRDPTLLEAAYDDAAGVSAAFARNLLTRLNRDLQGDIDPTSFSYRARWQPQASRIEMALVSRCDQTLQLAGRPWSFTSGDLWITEHSVKYSPTAAADLALRAGWRIEQRWHDAEDHLSMHLLLPAD; translated from the coding sequence ATGACCATCGAATTGCTGGATCTCCACCCCGAGCCCGCCGATCTGCGGCGGCTTGTGGAAGAGGGCCTGCGCTCTAGCCCCAGGCAGCTGCCGGCCTGGCTGCTGTACGACGGCGAGGGCTCACGGCTTTTTGCCGCCATCTGTGAACAACCCGAATACAGCCTGACGCGCACGGAACTGGCCCTGCTGGACCAGCACGCGAAGGCCATGGCTGCTGCGGTGGGCAAAGGAGTCATGGTGGAATTCGGCATCGGTCATGCCCCCAAGGTGTCCCCCCTGTTGAACGCCATGGAGGCCAGCAGCTTTGTGGCACTGGACATCAGCCGTTCGGCGCTACAGGAAGCGCTGGAGGGTCTGAAGGCGGATCATCCGACGGTTTCGATGCTGGGAATCTGCTGTGACCACAGCCAGCTGGACGTTCTGCCGGCCCATCCACTGCTGGACGGGCAACCCCTTGTGGGATTTTTTCCTGGAAGTTCCCTGGGCAACTTCAGGCCAGATGAGGCCGTCGAGCTGCTGAGGCGGTTTCGCCACCTGCTCCGCGGTGGGCCGCTGCTGCTGGGGCTGGACCAACCGCGCGATCCAACGCTGCTGGAGGCCGCATATGACGATGCGGCAGGGGTCTCTGCGGCCTTCGCACGCAATCTGCTCACACGGCTGAATCGCGATCTGCAAGGAGACATCGACCCAACATCTTTTTCCTATCGAGCCCGTTGGCAACCACAGGCGAGTCGCATCGAGATGGCACTGGTAAGCCGTTGCGATCAGACGCTTCAGCTGGCAGGGCGACCCTGGTCCTTCACCAGCGGTGACCTTTGGATCACCGAACACAGTGTGAAGTACAGCCCAACCGCAGCTGCCGATCTAGCCCTGCGCGCCGGTTGGAGGATCGAGCAACGCTGGCATGACGCTGAGGATCACTTATCGATGCATCTGCTCCTGCCGGCAGACTGA